The following proteins are co-located in the Haloarcula marismortui ATCC 43049 genome:
- a CDS encoding alpha hydrolase, translating into MHCALLYSGGKDSTLAALLLDPFYDVTLVSGSFGVRDTDPAQESATAVGFDHVTVDLDPDVAHDAVKQMFDDGYPRNGIQRVHEHAVETVARADWVADADGLGTLDAVADGTRRDDRVPTVDRPLAQSIEDRFDVDYLAPLAGIGRGAIDAMAADRLVVESGPSAEIPKADYEVELRALLRKRYGEGAVADVFPEHTQSRVQGLR; encoded by the coding sequence ATGCACTGTGCTCTGTTGTACAGCGGCGGAAAAGACTCGACGCTGGCGGCGCTTTTGCTTGACCCCTTTTATGACGTGACGCTCGTCAGCGGCTCTTTCGGCGTCCGTGACACCGACCCTGCACAGGAGAGCGCAACAGCCGTCGGCTTCGATCACGTGACGGTCGATCTGGACCCGGACGTGGCCCACGACGCCGTCAAGCAGATGTTCGATGACGGCTACCCGCGAAATGGCATCCAGCGGGTCCACGAGCACGCCGTCGAAACCGTCGCCCGCGCCGACTGGGTCGCCGATGCCGACGGTCTCGGTACACTCGACGCCGTGGCTGACGGCACCCGCCGCGACGACCGGGTGCCGACGGTGGACCGCCCGCTCGCCCAGAGCATCGAGGACCGTTTCGACGTGGACTACCTCGCGCCGCTTGCGGGCATCGGTCGCGGTGCTATCGACGCGATGGCCGCCGACCGCCTCGTCGTCGAGAGCGGCCCTAGCGCCGAGATTCCGAAGGCCGACTACGAGGTCGAACTCCGCGCACTCCTGCGGAAGCGCTACGGCGAGGGTGCCGTGGCTGACGTGTTCCCCGAGCACACGCAGTCCCGCGTCCAGGGCCTGCGATAG
- a CDS encoding RAD55 family ATPase: MGSESVGTSRGETVTQRFETGIRALDRKLNGGIPTGSLVTLLAEPASQAELFLSEFVARQETVYLSGEQAPTTVTSALRSQRGSYDDLAVSQLDREAPVSDALAHVEGLTEGSLLVVDPVEPLERADTGEFRAFLETLQARLTQTDSAAVLYALKHDSTPSQRHRTEYTSDVVLDLETKRRDDAIENRLFIPKFRGGRALTEPICLDLTDRISVDTTRDIA; this comes from the coding sequence ATGGGCAGTGAATCGGTGGGGACATCGCGGGGTGAGACAGTGACACAACGATTCGAGACGGGGATTCGAGCGCTAGACCGGAAGCTCAACGGCGGCATTCCGACTGGAAGCCTCGTCACACTGCTTGCCGAACCGGCGAGCCAGGCGGAGCTGTTCCTCTCCGAGTTCGTCGCCCGGCAGGAAACGGTGTATCTCTCCGGCGAGCAGGCACCCACGACGGTCACGTCGGCGCTGCGGTCACAGCGAGGGTCTTACGACGATCTCGCAGTCAGCCAACTGGACCGGGAGGCCCCGGTCAGCGATGCGCTCGCCCACGTCGAGGGACTCACCGAAGGGTCGCTCCTCGTCGTCGACCCGGTCGAACCGCTCGAACGCGCGGACACGGGAGAGTTTCGGGCCTTCCTCGAAACGCTGCAGGCCAGACTCACACAGACAGACAGCGCCGCGGTCCTGTACGCGCTCAAACACGACAGTACGCCGTCGCAACGACACCGAACGGAGTACACGAGCGACGTCGTGCTCGACCTCGAAACGAAGCGACGCGACGACGCCATCGAAAACAGGCTCTTTATCCCGAAGTTCCGCGGGGGCCGCGCGCTCACTGAACCGATATGCCTCGACCTCACTGACCGCATCAGCGTGGACACCACCCGGGATATTGCTTAG